A single Thermoanaerobacterium sp. RBIITD DNA region contains:
- a CDS encoding response regulator transcription factor: MSQTILVIEDEAHILELLRYNLEAQGYNVILTDNGKDGIEKCVENTPDLVLLDLMLPDIDGLDVCKNIKRNEQLKNIPIIMLTAKSEEFDKVLGLELGADDYITKPFSIRELLARIKVVLRRSKNDKDVDEIIKFGDILIDTEKHIVYKSGEILDLTLKEFELLKLLSQNIGKVLTRDYLLDKVWGYEYAGETRTVDVHIRHLRKKIEDDDKSPIYIETVRGIGYKLRDKGESNA, from the coding sequence ATGTCACAAACAATACTCGTTATTGAAGATGAAGCACATATACTCGAACTCTTAAGGTATAATCTTGAGGCGCAAGGATATAATGTAATTTTAACCGATAATGGAAAAGATGGGATTGAAAAATGTGTAGAAAATACTCCAGACCTTGTGCTTTTGGATTTGATGTTGCCGGATATAGACGGCCTCGATGTTTGTAAAAATATTAAAAGAAATGAACAGCTCAAAAATATACCTATAATAATGTTAACTGCTAAAAGTGAAGAATTTGATAAAGTACTTGGATTGGAACTTGGTGCAGATGATTACATTACAAAACCCTTTAGTATAAGGGAATTATTGGCAAGAATTAAAGTTGTCTTAAGAAGATCTAAAAATGACAAAGATGTTGACGAAATAATAAAATTTGGAGATATATTGATAGATACAGAGAAGCATATCGTATATAAAAGCGGTGAAATCCTTGACCTCACTTTAAAAGAATTTGAGCTTCTAAAATTATTATCACAAAATATCGGGAAAGTGCTTACAAGGGATTATTTACTCGATAAAGTGTGGGGATATGAATACGCAGGCGAGACCAGAACCGTTGATGTTCATATAAGACACCTAAGAAAAAAGATAGAAGATGATGATAAATCACCAATCTACATTGAAACTGTTAGGGGAATCGGGTATAAACTAAGAGATAAAGGTGAAAGCAATGCTTAA
- the sigE gene encoding RNA polymerase sporulation sigma factor SigE yields the protein MKLKTKLKISMQLIIIKILEKLNLRESIFYVGGSEALPPPLSSEEELYLISKMEDGDNVAKSMLIERNLRLVVYIAKKFENTGVGIEDLISIGTIGLIKAINTFNPHKKIKLATYASRCIENEILMYLRRNNKTRMEISFDEPLNIDWDGNELLLSDILGTDNELVYKMIEDEVDKQLLSSAIKKLSDREKRIIGLRFGLGGGSEKTQKEVADMLGISQSYISRLEKRILKRLKKEINRLV from the coding sequence ATGAAGCTCAAAACAAAATTAAAAATTTCTATGCAATTAATTATCATCAAGATTCTTGAAAAACTTAATCTTAGAGAATCAATATTTTATGTTGGCGGTAGTGAGGCATTGCCACCACCGCTATCTAGCGAAGAAGAGCTATATCTTATATCAAAAATGGAAGATGGTGATAATGTCGCAAAGTCAATGCTTATAGAAAGAAATTTAAGGCTTGTTGTATATATTGCAAAGAAATTTGAAAATACTGGTGTTGGAATAGAAGACCTAATATCTATTGGAACAATTGGACTTATTAAAGCTATTAATACTTTTAATCCACATAAGAAGATTAAACTTGCAACATATGCATCAAGATGCATTGAAAATGAAATATTAATGTATTTAAGAAGAAATAATAAAACTCGCATGGAAATATCATTTGATGAACCTTTAAATATTGATTGGGATGGAAATGAACTTTTGCTTTCAGATATACTTGGCACTGACAATGAATTGGTGTATAAAATGATAGAAGATGAGGTTGACAAACAATTACTTTCATCAGCAATAAAAAAGCTATCTGATAGAGAGAAAAGAATAATAGGCTTGAGGTTCGGTCTTGGTGGTGGCTCAGAGAAGACACAAAAGGAAGTAGCAGATATGCTTGGCATATCTCAATCCTATATTTCAAGGCTTGAAAAAAGAATTTTAAAGAGATTAAAAAAAGAAATAAATAGACTTGTATAA
- the sigG gene encoding RNA polymerase sporulation sigma factor SigG, with amino-acid sequence MNNKVEICGVNTSKLPVLKGAKQKELLIKMKNGDKNAREEFINGNLRLVLSVIQRFNNRGEYVDDLFQVGCIGLIKAIDNFDLNQNVKFSTYAVPMIIGEIRRYLRDNNSIRVSRSLRDVAYKALQVRDKLINEKSKEPTVGDIAKELNIPREEVVFALDAIQDPVSLFEPIYHDGGDAIYVMDQIGDDKNVDEVWLEQIALKEAIRKLNDREKMILTMRFFEGKTQMEVAKEIGISQAQVSRLEKSALTHMRKFI; translated from the coding sequence ATGAACAACAAAGTAGAAATCTGCGGTGTTAATACATCAAAACTGCCAGTTTTAAAAGGTGCTAAACAAAAAGAGCTTTTAATAAAAATGAAAAATGGCGATAAAAATGCAAGAGAAGAATTTATCAATGGAAATTTGAGACTTGTATTAAGCGTGATTCAGAGATTCAATAATCGCGGTGAATATGTAGATGATTTGTTTCAGGTAGGCTGTATTGGCTTAATAAAAGCTATAGATAATTTCGATCTCAATCAAAATGTGAAGTTTTCAACATATGCGGTTCCAATGATTATAGGTGAAATAAGACGTTATTTAAGAGATAATAATTCCATAAGAGTAAGTAGATCATTAAGAGATGTTGCATATAAAGCACTACAAGTTAGAGATAAATTGATAAACGAAAAATCAAAGGAGCCAACGGTTGGTGATATAGCAAAGGAATTAAATATACCAAGAGAAGAAGTAGTTTTTGCACTTGATGCAATCCAAGATCCGGTTTCATTATTTGAGCCAATATATCACGATGGCGGTGATGCGATATATGTCATGGATCAGATTGGGGACGATAAAAACGTTGATGAGGTATGGCTCGAACAGATTGCATTAAAAGAAGCAATTAGAAAGTTAAATGATAGAGAAAAAATGATTCTAACAATGAGGTTTTTTGAAGGAAAAACACAAATGGAAGTAGCGAAAGAAATAGGAATTTCTCAAGCTCAAGTATCAAGACTTGAAAAATCGGCATTAACACATATGAGAAAATTTATATAA
- a CDS encoding YlmC/YmxH family sporulation protein, whose amino-acid sequence MFKTSELMDKDIIDINTGKKLGNMIDIEVNLGEGKIEGFILPGEGKGFRLFSKDIEIFIPWKAVKKIGSDVILVNVDENVTHV is encoded by the coding sequence ATGTTTAAAACATCAGAATTAATGGATAAGGATATTATAGATATAAATACAGGTAAAAAGCTTGGCAATATGATAGACATTGAGGTTAACCTTGGCGAAGGGAAAATAGAAGGTTTTATTTTGCCAGGTGAAGGAAAAGGATTTAGACTCTTCAGTAAAGATATAGAAATATTTATACCATGGAAAGCAGTCAAAAAAATAGGTTCAGATGTTATTTTAGTAAATGTAGATGAAAATGTAACACATGTTTGA
- the nrdR gene encoding transcriptional regulator NrdR, producing the protein MKCPFCGFLDSKVIDSRPTDDSTSIRRRRECIKCGKRFTTYEKVEQVPILVIKKDLSRETYDRDKVLKGMIKACEKRPVPIKKLEEIADEIEREIYNSYEKEITSTEIGEMVMEKLKNVDEVAYVRFASVYRQFKDINTFMDELKKLLNDNEKK; encoded by the coding sequence ATGAAATGCCCCTTTTGCGGCTTTTTGGATTCAAAGGTAATTGACTCACGTCCTACTGATGATTCAACATCAATAAGACGGCGAAGGGAATGTATAAAGTGTGGAAAGAGATTTACAACATATGAAAAAGTTGAACAAGTGCCGATACTTGTCATAAAGAAGGATTTAAGTAGAGAAACCTATGATAGAGATAAAGTTTTAAAGGGGATGATTAAAGCCTGTGAAAAAAGGCCTGTTCCAATTAAAAAGTTAGAAGAAATTGCTGACGAAATAGAAAGAGAAATTTATAATTCATATGAAAAGGAAATCACATCGACAGAAATTGGCGAAATGGTTATGGAAAAATTAAAAAATGTTGATGAAGTTGCATACGTGAGATTTGCTTCTGTTTATAGACAATTTAAAGACATAAATACCTTTATGGACGAACTAAAAAAGTTGTTAAACGATAATGAGAAAAAATAA